Proteins co-encoded in one Coregonus clupeaformis isolate EN_2021a chromosome 17, ASM2061545v1, whole genome shotgun sequence genomic window:
- the LOC121585489 gene encoding C-X-C chemokine receptor type 3-2-like, with protein sequence MCSAVSLVTMDHVKATTDNYYIDDNSYYSYSPETGSSQSSGVPCNQDGIMDFTRSYSPVVYSLVFVLALVGNILVLCVVRRYRTSQTGGACSFSLTDTFLLHLAVSDLLLALTLPLFAVQWARQWVFGVAACKISGALFSLNRYSGILFLACISFDRYLAIVHAVSTGWKRNTCHAQIACALIWTVCLGLSGVDIAFRQVVKVEVGRSGDHQGLLVCQTVFTYSSVQWQVGMPLVNLVLGFGLPLLVMLYCYIRIFRSLCNASRRQKRKSLHLIVSLVSMFVLCWAPYNSFQLAESLQKLGVISGGCQFGRTVDIGILVSESMGLSHCALNPLLYGFVGVKFRRELTRMWKGLLGQRFYPGMEGWGGQRRTRKPTGSFSSAESENTSYFSVMA encoded by the exons ATGTGTTCCGCTGTTTCGTTGGTAACAATGGATCATGTCAAGGCAACCACAGATAATTACTAT ATTGATGACAACAGCTACTACAGCTATTCACCTGAAACAGGCAGCAGCCAATCCAGTGGCGTGCCCTGCAACCAGGATGGCATCATGGACTTCACCCGGAGCTACTCCCCTGTGGTCTACAGCCTGGTGTTTGTGTTGGCGTTGGTGGGTAACATCCTGGTGCTGTGTGTGGTGAGGCGCTACCGCACCTCTCAGACAGGCGGGGCCTGCTCCTTCTCCCTCACCGACACCTTCCTGCTCCACCTGGCCGTGTCCGACCTCCTGCTGGCCCTCACGCTGCCCCTCTTCGCCGTCCAGTGGGCCCGCCAGTGGGTGTTCGGCGTGGCCGCCTGCAAGATTTCCGGAGCCCTGTTCTCTCTGAACCGTTACAGCGGCATCCTGTTCCTGGCCTGCATCAGCTTCGACCGCTACCTGGCCATCGTCCACGCCGTCAGCACCGGCTGGAAACGCAACACCTGCCATGCCCAGATCGCCTGCGCCCTCATCTGGACAGTGTGCTTGGGCCTGAGTGGGGTGGACATCGCCTTCAGACAGGTGGTGAAGGTGGAAGTGGGGCGCTCAGGGGATCATCAGGGCCTGCTGGTGTGCCAGACGGTGTTCACCTACAGCTCAGTCCAGTGGCAGGTGGGGATGCCGCTAGTAAACTTGGTGCTGGGCTTTGGGCTGCCCCTGCTGGTCATGCTCTACTGCTACATCCGTATCTTCCGCTCCCTTTGCAACGCCTCGCGCCGCCAGAAGAGGAAGTCCCTCCACCTCATCGTATCCCTGGTGTCAATGTTTGTGCTCTGCTGGGCGCCCTACAACTCCTTCCAATTGGCCGAAAGCCTGCAGAAGCTGGGCGTGATTAGTGGTGGCTGCCAGTTTGGCCGCACGGTGGACATCGGGATCCTGGTGTCTGAGAGCATGGGGCTGTCACACTGCGCCCTGAACCCGCTGCTGTACGGCTTTGTGGGGGTGAAGTTTAGGAGGGAGCTGACCAGAATGTGGAAGGGGCTGCTGGGCCAGAGGTTCTAtccagggatggagggatggggaggacagaggagaacacGGAAGCCCACCGGATCCTTCAGCTCAGCAGAGAGCGAGAACACCTCCTACTTCTCTGTCATGGCATGA